In Limibacter armeniacum, a single window of DNA contains:
- the glpK gene encoding glycerol kinase GlpK has protein sequence MGIKEEKYILAMDQGTTSSRAIIFDHKGRSMASAQKEFKQYYPKPGWIEHDPQEIWYTQVSVAAEAIAKMGISESALAAIGITNQRETTILWDKQTGKPVYNAIVWQDRRTSNYCDTLKERGIQQKVREKTGLVIDAYFSATKIKWILDNVEGVRERAEAGHILFGTVDSWLIWKFTNGKKHVTDVTNASRTLLYNINTLEWDMELLEVFDIPESILPEVCSSSEVYGYAESLGHVPIAGVAGDQQAALFGQLCTEKGMVKNTYGTGCFLVMNTGSKPVPSQNNLLSTIAWKIGDRVDYAIEGSVFVGGAVVQWIRDGLHLIKDSAEIERLARTVDDNGGVYFVPALTGLGAPHWDQYARGMMIGLTRGTTAGHIARAALESICFQSLDLIKAMEADTELKPKELRVDGGAVVNNLLIQFQSDIVDFPVVRPETLETTALGVAQLAGLAVGYWESIDELKENWRTETVFESKLASEKQSYLYRKWTKALERCKEWADD, from the coding sequence ATGGGAATAAAAGAGGAAAAGTATATTCTGGCAATGGATCAGGGAACGACCAGCTCCAGAGCGATCATATTTGACCATAAAGGGCGTTCAATGGCATCAGCCCAAAAAGAATTTAAACAGTATTACCCAAAACCTGGATGGATTGAGCATGACCCTCAAGAAATATGGTATACCCAAGTTTCAGTAGCTGCCGAGGCAATTGCCAAAATGGGAATCTCAGAATCAGCCTTGGCTGCAATTGGGATTACTAACCAACGAGAAACAACCATACTTTGGGATAAACAAACTGGGAAGCCTGTCTATAATGCCATCGTCTGGCAAGATCGAAGAACTTCCAATTACTGTGATACACTCAAAGAAAGAGGAATTCAACAGAAGGTCAGAGAAAAAACAGGGCTTGTGATTGATGCCTATTTCTCGGCAACCAAGATCAAGTGGATTTTGGATAATGTTGAAGGAGTAAGAGAAAGGGCTGAAGCTGGACACATCTTATTTGGTACAGTGGACTCTTGGCTTATTTGGAAATTTACAAACGGCAAGAAGCACGTGACAGATGTGACTAATGCAAGCCGTACACTACTCTATAATATCAACACCCTCGAATGGGATATGGAGCTACTAGAAGTTTTCGATATTCCTGAATCGATCTTACCCGAAGTCTGCTCTTCCAGTGAGGTGTATGGTTATGCAGAAAGTTTGGGGCATGTACCAATTGCCGGTGTTGCTGGCGACCAGCAAGCGGCATTATTCGGACAGTTGTGTACCGAAAAGGGAATGGTTAAGAATACATATGGAACAGGATGTTTTCTGGTAATGAATACAGGTAGTAAACCTGTACCATCCCAAAATAACCTACTTTCAACTATTGCATGGAAAATCGGAGATCGTGTTGATTATGCGATAGAAGGAAGTGTATTCGTAGGAGGGGCTGTTGTACAATGGATCCGTGATGGACTTCATTTGATTAAGGATTCAGCTGAAATAGAAAGGCTTGCTAGAACAGTGGATGATAATGGAGGTGTCTATTTTGTCCCTGCCTTGACAGGTCTAGGCGCTCCTCATTGGGATCAGTACGCTAGAGGGATGATGATTGGACTTACTCGAGGTACAACAGCTGGGCATATAGCAAGAGCCGCTCTTGAAAGTATTTGCTTCCAGTCACTTGACCTGATCAAGGCTATGGAAGCTGATACTGAACTAAAACCAAAGGAACTAAGAGTAGACGGAGGCGCTGTGGTCAATAACCTACTGATTCAATTTCAGTCTGATATTGTTGACTTTCCTGTCGTTAGACCAGAGACGTTGGAGACAACAGCACTTGGAGTTGCCCAATTAGCGGGACTGGCTGTTGGTTACTGGGAAAGTATTGATGAGTTAAAAGAAAACTGGCGCACCGAAACTGTTTTTGAATCTAAATTGGCTTCTGAAAAACAGTCATACCTTTACCGTAAGTGGACAAAAGCTTTGGAAAGGTGTAAGGAGTGGGCTGATGATTAA
- a CDS encoding phosphoglycerol geranylgeranyltransferase has product MNLHTCIAERKAQKLKTIAVLIDPDKTSPEQCIKIANSISDEMPVIFLVGGSLISNGSLSATIQALKSASSLPVILFPGGVTHICEEADGILLLSLISGRNADFLIGQHVTAAPILKKSGMEVISTGYVLVDGGVPTSVSYMSNTTPVPANKTDIAACTAMAGEMLGLKMIYLEAGSGAQEPVNIEMVKAVRESIAIPLIVGGGIRSAAQASDAFNAGADMIVVGTAIEENQEFLYALLDLTATVNAVQ; this is encoded by the coding sequence ATGAATTTACATACTTGTATTGCTGAGCGAAAAGCTCAGAAGCTGAAAACAATTGCTGTCTTGATTGACCCTGACAAGACAAGTCCAGAACAGTGTATTAAGATAGCAAACAGTATTAGTGATGAGATGCCCGTAATTTTTTTGGTAGGAGGTAGCCTGATTTCAAATGGGAGTTTGTCAGCAACAATCCAAGCCTTGAAGAGTGCTTCGAGTTTACCCGTAATACTTTTTCCTGGAGGTGTAACACATATTTGTGAAGAAGCGGACGGGATTTTATTGCTTTCCCTTATTTCTGGAAGAAATGCTGATTTTTTGATAGGGCAACATGTAACAGCTGCTCCAATCCTTAAAAAGTCAGGCATGGAAGTGATTTCAACAGGATATGTACTAGTAGATGGAGGTGTTCCCACCAGTGTGTCTTATATGAGTAATACAACACCTGTCCCTGCCAATAAGACTGATATTGCCGCTTGTACGGCTATGGCTGGTGAGATGCTCGGCTTAAAGATGATCTACCTTGAAGCGGGGAGTGGAGCCCAAGAACCCGTCAATATTGAGATGGTAAAGGCTGTAAGGGAATCTATCGCTATTCCACTAATTGTAGGAGGAGGCATCAGAAGTGCAGCACAAGCAAGTGATGCATTCAATGCAGGTGCGGATATGATTGTCGTAGGAACTGCCATAGAAGAGAACCAAGAGTTTCTGTACGCACTGCTTGATCTGACTGCTACGGTTAACGCTGTGCAGTGA
- a CDS encoding glycosyltransferase family protein, producing the protein MKKIVLASVLKPVDDCRMYEKFALTLAEEHQVYVLGYKASDSTFKPAHHRIQHIELFDFAYKESARSKASKELLSQLRVIAPDIIIIHTIELLPAAVIHKMKHPQVKLLYDVQENYIYNFLYQPIHKGVWKYLLATGAMVTELLAAPFIKHYLLAEKTYLKERKYPSYKCVFLENKFKKPHQELSHVVKQGHKIQLLICGTLSTVFGTKEAVLFAIKLHEYNADIMLTISGKCVEPELAEWLKKTAKTYSFISMDNIDALSAHTDIIMAMIRADFVLLPYQPNQSTKNCIPTKLYECLAMAKPMVIQSNPLWEQVCKPHQAAVFIDYRNYDPEVVLHKMQSQEYYPEGEVYEAFWDTEAPKLLKVMSDMP; encoded by the coding sequence ATGAAAAAAATAGTACTGGCTTCAGTCCTTAAACCAGTTGACGACTGCCGGATGTATGAGAAGTTTGCCTTGACATTGGCTGAGGAACATCAGGTATATGTATTGGGGTATAAAGCGAGCGACAGTACATTTAAGCCAGCACACCATCGCATTCAGCATATAGAATTATTCGATTTTGCATACAAGGAAAGTGCTAGATCGAAAGCTTCCAAAGAGTTGCTGTCACAACTGCGTGTGATAGCACCCGATATTATCATCATCCATACTATTGAGCTATTACCTGCGGCTGTGATACACAAGATGAAGCACCCTCAGGTAAAGCTGCTGTATGATGTACAGGAAAACTACATTTACAATTTCTTATACCAGCCAATACATAAAGGAGTCTGGAAATACCTGCTGGCTACTGGCGCAATGGTCACGGAACTACTCGCTGCGCCTTTTATCAAACACTACTTACTGGCTGAAAAGACTTATTTAAAAGAGCGGAAATACCCTTCTTATAAATGTGTTTTTTTGGAAAATAAATTCAAAAAGCCACATCAAGAACTTTCCCATGTTGTAAAGCAGGGTCATAAAATTCAGTTACTGATTTGTGGAACATTGTCTACTGTTTTCGGCACAAAGGAAGCTGTGTTGTTTGCGATAAAACTACATGAGTATAACGCTGACATAATGCTAACCATAAGCGGAAAATGCGTAGAGCCTGAGTTAGCTGAATGGCTTAAGAAAACAGCCAAAACTTACTCTTTTATAAGCATGGATAATATTGATGCCCTATCAGCTCATACCGATATCATAATGGCTATGATAAGGGCTGACTTTGTTTTACTTCCGTATCAGCCAAACCAAAGTACAAAAAACTGTATCCCCACAAAGCTCTATGAATGCTTGGCAATGGCAAAACCGATGGTCATTCAGTCAAATCCACTATGGGAGCAAGTATGCAAACCTCATCAGGCAGCTGTATTTATTGATTACAGGAATTATGATCCCGAAGTAGTTCTTCATAAAATGCAATCACAAGAATATTACCCTGAGGGTGAAGTTTATGAGGCATTTTGGGATACTGAAGCGCCAAAATTGTTGAAAGTGATGTCGGATATGCCGTAA
- a CDS encoding LptF/LptG family permease has translation MKILDKYILKKFFKTFFFVVLTLNVIVCVIDYTEKSDDFIKNNLSFNEIFFDYYVNLFVHWVSTLSPISVFIAVVFLTARLASHSEVIAILTNGISFRRFLSPFLMGATLLGGLTFLLIGWVIPKASRDKVEFEVAYLKPPFYFNERDIHMRVDDSTYMYMESYNNRIDRGYRSTIETIRDNRLYKKISGPRIEWDSAKQLWRMDKYDLYTFGSNGEETMVSGKNMEVDLHVNPKYFDNKYKLEETLTIPELNDYIKQEKLRGNVAGIGVYMNAKHERYAYPFAIIILTALGVIVSARKTRQGSGFLIAMGFVLAFVYILLVIMGRSIAQAGSLDPMLTAWLPNMLFFGITSILYYTLPK, from the coding sequence ATGAAGATTTTAGATAAGTATATCCTGAAGAAATTTTTTAAGACGTTCTTTTTCGTAGTGCTTACGCTGAACGTCATTGTTTGCGTGATTGACTATACCGAAAAGTCTGATGATTTTATCAAGAACAACCTATCATTCAATGAAATCTTCTTTGACTATTATGTCAATCTGTTTGTTCACTGGGTAAGTACCTTGAGTCCTATTTCGGTATTTATCGCAGTAGTATTCTTGACAGCCCGATTGGCATCGCACTCTGAGGTTATTGCCATTCTGACCAATGGAATTAGTTTCCGTAGGTTCCTCTCTCCTTTTCTAATGGGAGCAACACTACTTGGTGGACTGACTTTCCTGCTTATTGGTTGGGTGATTCCGAAAGCTTCCAGAGACAAAGTGGAGTTTGAGGTGGCCTACCTAAAGCCTCCATTCTATTTTAATGAGCGTGATATACATATGCGTGTAGATGATTCGACTTACATGTATATGGAAAGCTATAATAACCGAATAGATAGAGGTTATCGCAGTACCATTGAAACGATCAGGGACAACCGCCTTTACAAGAAGATCAGTGGTCCACGTATCGAATGGGACTCAGCCAAACAACTGTGGAGAATGGATAAATATGATCTCTACACATTTGGAAGCAATGGAGAAGAAACGATGGTCAGCGGCAAAAACATGGAAGTTGACCTCCATGTCAATCCTAAATATTTTGACAATAAATACAAGCTTGAAGAAACACTTACCATTCCTGAGCTGAATGATTATATCAAGCAAGAAAAGCTGAGAGGTAATGTAGCGGGTATTGGTGTTTACATGAACGCAAAACATGAACGTTATGCCTACCCATTTGCGATCATTATCCTGACAGCACTAGGTGTGATTGTATCTGCCAGAAAGACAAGGCAAGGAAGTGGCTTCCTTATCGCAATGGGCTTTGTACTGGCATTCGTATATATATTGTTGGTTATCATGGGACGGAGTATCGCACAGGCAGGGTCTCTTGATCCAATGCTGACCGCATGGTTACCAAATATGCTTTTCTTCGGTATCACCTCAATACTCTACTATACCTTACCGAAGTAA
- a CDS encoding helix-turn-helix domain-containing protein, with product MDDYNKIIESLNIKFIRSNTLNVIQPVKVSNFYDVQNTLILVNSGVIKLDEDEEARPGDLIFLPGGKSAEITFGGQETDEIPNDVFMTKRDQFLRQHGSKSGGVDTYDEVIHTNFTTLTFDVKAFDSVNFFTSLDLPPFVVKQNKMLKELTSQVYREHTSDMPGKSRITNIVTEHLIIELFRYILLNNMFVEQLATNSNYFKDSRLIDIFNYIKEHLAGDLSNKVLAGVANVSEDYVGQYFKMLTGINPQDYIEYQRMEKAVELLRTSKKSIRAIGQEVGYKDTAYFCRRFKMMFGIPAGKMRRRDSLIDI from the coding sequence ATTGATGATTATAACAAAATCATCGAGTCGCTAAACATCAAGTTTATTCGCTCGAATACTCTGAACGTAATTCAGCCAGTAAAGGTGAGCAACTTCTATGACGTTCAGAATACCCTGATCCTTGTTAATTCAGGTGTTATTAAGCTGGATGAAGATGAAGAAGCTCGTCCGGGAGACTTGATTTTCTTACCAGGTGGCAAGTCAGCGGAAATCACTTTTGGAGGTCAAGAGACTGACGAAATTCCGAATGACGTGTTCATGACTAAGAGAGATCAGTTTTTGAGGCAACATGGAAGCAAATCAGGTGGTGTGGATACTTATGACGAAGTGATTCACACAAACTTTACAACGCTTACGTTTGACGTAAAGGCATTTGACTCTGTCAACTTCTTTACTTCTCTGGATCTGCCGCCATTTGTGGTAAAGCAGAATAAAATGTTAAAGGAACTGACTTCTCAGGTTTACAGAGAGCATACCTCTGACATGCCAGGTAAGTCAAGGATCACGAATATTGTTACCGAACACCTGATCATAGAGTTGTTCCGTTACATTCTGTTGAACAACATGTTTGTTGAGCAGCTTGCAACCAACAGCAATTACTTTAAGGATTCTCGCCTGATTGATATATTCAATTATATCAAGGAGCATTTGGCTGGAGATCTTTCAAATAAAGTGCTGGCAGGTGTTGCCAATGTTTCGGAGGATTATGTAGGACAGTATTTTAAAATGCTGACTGGTATTAACCCTCAAGACTACATTGAATATCAGAGAATGGAAAAAGCTGTAGAGCTGCTTCGAACATCAAAGAAAAGTATCCGTGCCATAGGTCAGGAAGTCGGCTACAAGGACACTGCATACTTCTGTCGCCGATTCAAGATGATGTTTGGAATTCCAGCTGGAAAAATGAGAAGAAGAGATTCTTTGATAGACATCTAG
- the pyk gene encoding pyruvate kinase, producing MSTAFNKTKIVATIGPATRSKEKILELIHAGVNVFRLNFSHDIHEEHAKVINWVNEFNSKFGHSIAVLQDLQGPKIRIGDIEGGAVDIKEGEELVITNNPIVGNAQRVSTTYSNIVKDVKAGDNIMIDDGNLQVRVKEVKGNEIVTEVTYGGKLKSKKGMNLPDTDISESSLTAKDRRDLDFGLEVDVNWVALSFVRTAQDIEYVKDLIKERGSNAKVIAKIERPEAIKNFDAILRAADGIMVARGDLGVEIKMEDVPMIQKEIIRKCNQAAKPVIVATQMMESMIGNPRPTRAEANDVANAVLDGADAVMLSAESAAGKFPVETVQAMVKIITAVERSTDSIYHRNYEFNPEHDTYTGNLIVESASDISEKMHAKAFVGMTDSGFTGFRISRHRPKANIYIFSTDQHLACTLNLAWGVKAFFYQPKEGQGTMDTFYELAEVLKEKGLLEKGDVYINIAGAPIGRKEKVKTNMMKVSVVR from the coding sequence ATGAGTACCGCTTTTAACAAAACTAAGATTGTTGCCACAATCGGTCCTGCAACTAGAAGTAAAGAAAAAATTCTTGAACTGATCCATGCAGGTGTAAATGTTTTCAGACTGAACTTCTCTCACGATATTCATGAGGAACATGCAAAGGTGATCAACTGGGTTAACGAATTCAACTCTAAGTTTGGTCACAGTATCGCAGTATTGCAGGATTTGCAAGGTCCGAAAATCAGAATTGGTGACATCGAAGGTGGTGCTGTTGATATCAAGGAAGGTGAAGAACTGGTAATTACGAACAACCCTATCGTTGGTAATGCACAGAGAGTAAGCACAACTTATTCCAATATTGTAAAAGACGTAAAAGCTGGTGACAACATCATGATTGATGACGGTAACCTGCAAGTACGTGTTAAAGAGGTAAAAGGCAACGAGATCGTTACTGAAGTGACTTACGGTGGTAAACTGAAGTCTAAAAAAGGTATGAACTTGCCTGATACTGACATCTCAGAGTCTTCACTGACAGCAAAAGACAGAAGAGACCTTGACTTCGGTCTGGAAGTAGATGTTAACTGGGTAGCACTTTCATTTGTGCGTACTGCTCAGGACATCGAATATGTAAAAGACCTGATCAAGGAAAGAGGTTCTAACGCTAAAGTGATTGCAAAAATCGAAAGACCTGAAGCAATCAAAAACTTTGATGCGATTCTTAGAGCTGCTGACGGTATCATGGTTGCGCGTGGTGACTTGGGTGTTGAGATCAAAATGGAGGACGTTCCAATGATCCAGAAAGAAATCATCCGTAAGTGTAACCAAGCTGCTAAACCAGTTATCGTTGCCACTCAGATGATGGAAAGCATGATCGGTAACCCTCGCCCTACTCGTGCGGAGGCTAACGACGTTGCTAACGCTGTTCTTGATGGTGCAGATGCTGTAATGCTATCAGCTGAATCTGCTGCAGGTAAATTCCCTGTAGAAACAGTTCAGGCGATGGTGAAAATCATTACTGCTGTAGAAAGAAGCACTGACTCAATCTACCACAGAAACTACGAGTTCAATCCAGAACATGATACTTACACAGGTAACCTGATTGTTGAGTCTGCATCTGATATCTCTGAGAAAATGCACGCAAAAGCATTTGTAGGCATGACTGACTCTGGTTTTACAGGATTCAGAATCTCAAGACACAGACCGAAAGCCAACATCTATATCTTCTCAACAGACCAGCACTTGGCTTGTACGTTGAATCTGGCTTGGGGTGTGAAAGCATTCTTCTACCAGCCAAAAGAAGGTCAAGGTACCATGGATACTTTCTACGAACTGGCGGAAGTATTGAAAGAGAAAGGCCTGCTGGAAAAAGGTGATGTTTATATCAACATCGCTGGTGCTCCAATCGGTAGAAAAGAAAAAGTGAAGACAAATATGATGAAAGTAAGTGTGGTTAGATAA
- a CDS encoding DMT family transporter, whose product MFKDQLKLHFVVFLWGFTAILGKLISIDAVELVFYRTFLSAIGLAAVLVMSKKSNLLKMPPRAAGKLILTGSLVGLHWITFFAASKLSVSVCLAGIATCSLFTAFLEPLFKKEKIKSYEVMLGLIVIGGLYVIFRFEFGHSTALGIALISSLLSATFSVMNSKFTKVYESSQITFYEMVGGCLVCILLLPAFKHYFPSEDGVLLHIPGLEDMMYLIVLAGVCTVYAFYTCIHVLKKLTAFYVNLSINMEPVYGIILALILGEFLPDFQEEQKMTSGFYLGTLMILSSVLLYPVIKKVQRLRAAKTAA is encoded by the coding sequence ATGTTTAAAGATCAGCTAAAACTTCACTTTGTTGTGTTCCTATGGGGCTTTACCGCCATTTTAGGAAAACTGATTTCAATTGATGCGGTTGAGTTAGTGTTTTACCGAACATTTCTTTCAGCTATTGGGCTCGCCGCAGTTTTGGTAATGAGCAAGAAAAGCAACTTGCTTAAAATGCCTCCAAGAGCTGCTGGTAAACTAATCCTGACGGGGAGTTTAGTTGGCCTACACTGGATCACATTTTTTGCAGCATCCAAACTTTCGGTAAGTGTCTGCTTGGCGGGTATCGCAACCTGTTCCCTTTTCACGGCATTCCTGGAACCTCTATTCAAGAAAGAGAAAATCAAGTCCTATGAAGTAATGCTTGGACTGATTGTAATTGGAGGACTTTATGTCATATTCAGGTTTGAATTCGGCCATTCCACAGCATTGGGAATTGCATTGATATCCTCACTCCTTTCAGCAACCTTCTCTGTAATGAACAGTAAGTTTACAAAGGTTTACGAATCATCACAGATTACATTCTATGAGATGGTTGGTGGTTGCTTGGTTTGCATATTGCTGTTGCCAGCTTTCAAACACTATTTCCCATCAGAGGACGGCGTACTTTTACATATCCCAGGTCTTGAAGACATGATGTACCTAATAGTATTGGCTGGTGTTTGTACTGTATATGCCTTCTATACTTGTATCCATGTGTTGAAAAAATTGACTGCGTTTTATGTCAACTTGTCCATCAATATGGAGCCTGTTTATGGTATTATACTAGCACTGATTTTGGGAGAGTTCTTACCAGACTTTCAGGAGGAGCAGAAGATGACCTCAGGGTTTTATCTCGGAACCTTGATGATACTCTCTTCGGTATTGCTTTACCCTGTGATCAAAAAGGTTCAAAGATTAAGGGCTGCCAAGACAGCAGCTTAG
- a CDS encoding diacylglycerol/lipid kinase family protein produces the protein MERPKILFIVNPISGASKGKEIASYIKTHLDGTVLDADIRFTEAVNHATEIAIEGVKEGFKIIAAVGGDGTINETAKALRHTDTALGIIPIGSGNGLARHLGIPLQSKFALKRLVTGETRVIDSGILNDVPFFCTAGTGFDAYVSHVFATATGRGLSNYVKAGVKEYLRYSSSEYELIVDGDKLTVDAYAITVANAAQYGNNAYIAPEASTRDGLLNVTILKHFPKWKGIPLVIRTFNKTIHRSPHVLTVKGKKIQIRKTGQEDTNLFVHRDGEPYMAKSPLNFEVVPQSLKVIV, from the coding sequence ATGGAAAGGCCTAAAATACTTTTTATCGTTAATCCTATTTCAGGGGCTTCTAAAGGAAAGGAAATTGCCTCTTATATCAAAACTCATCTTGACGGAACTGTATTGGATGCAGATATCCGATTTACAGAGGCTGTAAACCATGCAACTGAAATTGCAATTGAGGGGGTAAAAGAAGGTTTTAAGATTATTGCAGCAGTTGGTGGGGATGGTACCATCAATGAAACAGCAAAAGCCCTCAGACATACCGATACTGCCTTAGGGATTATTCCGATTGGTTCTGGCAATGGACTTGCCAGACATCTTGGTATTCCGTTGCAATCCAAATTTGCTCTCAAAAGATTGGTTACAGGGGAGACAAGAGTCATTGACAGTGGTATATTAAATGACGTACCTTTCTTTTGTACAGCAGGAACGGGCTTTGATGCCTATGTAAGCCACGTATTCGCAACAGCCACCGGAAGAGGTCTTAGCAACTATGTAAAGGCAGGTGTAAAAGAATACCTTCGTTATAGCTCATCTGAATATGAACTGATTGTCGATGGTGACAAGCTAACAGTAGATGCTTATGCCATTACCGTTGCCAATGCAGCCCAATACGGAAACAATGCCTATATCGCTCCTGAGGCAAGTACCAGGGATGGATTATTAAATGTGACAATCCTGAAGCATTTCCCAAAATGGAAAGGTATTCCGCTAGTAATCCGAACCTTTAACAAAACGATTCACAGGAGTCCACATGTTCTGACTGTGAAAGGTAAAAAGATTCAGATCAGAAAAACTGGTCAAGAAGATACAAACCTGTTTGTTCATAGGGATGGAGAACCTTATATGGCAAAGAGTCCACTCAACTTTGAAGTGGTACCTCAATCTCTGAAAGTTATTGTATAA
- a CDS encoding GAF domain-containing protein, with translation MSYLLQSKHAELTQSEIDRYNSQLYSRINSFFNYVLLTLFCTGGVMSFIYDTWGIALGISTFSLFFYVLMLRFGGLSIATQRMLLTSVLFTFQVQYTLELPSIAEVQLIFFGIMSLLILLQSWEVLVYYFSLTYGFHLMLLFFTDNFWLEAVTESEEKIFGVSTGLFFMAAMSLLHLGFCTALSQLLRSQSRKNAFYAHFMESQTNLEQNVRIAQNLLEGKFEREFEVDEHDMIGNMLINLRDKLKEQQQIETNERWVAEGNSTISELLISINRIEELSEKVTSEIGKYISAINVALYVEDDSGDMLELKACFSPNERQLEEKRIMVGEGVAGEVARNGKAFLITKVPESYKATLSGLGQALPTNVLLVPLKIQELTFGVLEVATFHSITPYERQFITSVAENLSMALLSLKSTEQTEALLAETQRYNDIMKEKEEELKNNLQKLSITQKEMENRQQLLEEREQESKLFFNSAMDAMIAFNERGLVENINPAAEEIFITSKDRMYKMDVQSMLGKNYERALHKRIRKKLKRMTGVVFDAQLFINAHDFQGEKRYIAYVQDISEQVKKELELRNMLDRAQLKNEELRVKEMEMRKGKEELLKFQNRVLELEEQIRKMESSKK, from the coding sequence ATGTCCTATTTACTTCAATCAAAACATGCAGAACTTACACAGTCAGAAATTGATCGTTATAACAGTCAGTTATATAGCCGGATCAATTCATTTTTCAACTATGTGCTTCTGACGCTTTTTTGTACTGGAGGTGTCATGTCTTTCATCTATGATACATGGGGTATAGCACTGGGTATTTCTACCTTTTCGCTTTTCTTTTATGTTCTTATGCTCAGGTTTGGAGGGTTAAGCATTGCCACACAAAGAATGTTGCTGACTTCAGTCCTTTTCACCTTTCAGGTACAATATACCTTGGAACTACCCTCTATAGCTGAAGTTCAATTAATTTTCTTTGGTATAATGTCATTGCTCATCTTGCTACAGAGTTGGGAGGTTTTGGTCTACTATTTTAGCCTTACTTATGGTTTCCATCTGATGCTACTGTTTTTTACTGACAATTTTTGGTTAGAAGCAGTTACTGAATCTGAAGAAAAGATATTTGGCGTTTCTACAGGTCTCTTTTTCATGGCTGCCATGTCCTTGCTCCATTTAGGTTTCTGTACGGCACTTTCCCAATTGCTCCGCTCTCAATCTCGAAAGAATGCGTTTTATGCACACTTTATGGAGTCTCAAACTAATTTGGAACAGAATGTCCGAATTGCTCAAAACCTTTTGGAAGGCAAATTTGAACGAGAGTTTGAGGTAGATGAACATGACATGATTGGCAATATGCTAATCAACCTAAGGGATAAGCTTAAAGAGCAACAACAGATAGAGACCAATGAAAGGTGGGTCGCAGAAGGAAATAGCACCATCAGTGAGTTACTTATCTCAATCAACAGAATAGAAGAGCTAAGTGAAAAGGTAACAAGTGAGATTGGGAAGTATATCAGTGCCATCAATGTAGCGCTTTACGTTGAGGATGATTCTGGAGACATGCTAGAGCTGAAAGCCTGCTTTTCTCCAAATGAGAGGCAGTTGGAGGAAAAAAGAATTATGGTTGGTGAAGGAGTCGCAGGAGAAGTGGCCCGTAATGGTAAAGCTTTTTTGATAACAAAGGTTCCGGAATCTTACAAGGCTACATTATCTGGTTTGGGGCAAGCACTGCCAACTAACGTCTTATTGGTGCCTCTGAAAATACAGGAACTGACTTTTGGTGTGCTTGAAGTTGCTACCTTCCATTCTATCACACCTTATGAAAGACAATTCATTACTTCAGTAGCAGAAAACCTAAGTATGGCGCTATTATCCTTAAAGTCTACTGAACAGACAGAAGCCTTGCTTGCAGAAACCCAACGGTACAATGATATCATGAAAGAAAAGGAAGAGGAACTCAAGAATAACCTGCAAAAGTTATCCATTACTCAAAAAGAGATGGAGAATAGGCAACAGCTTCTTGAAGAGCGGGAACAGGAAAGTAAGCTATTTTTCAATAGTGCGATGGATGCCATGATCGCTTTTAATGAACGTGGACTTGTTGAGAATATCAATCCTGCAGCAGAAGAAATCTTCATTACCTCCAAAGACAGAATGTATAAGATGGATGTCCAAAGCATGTTGGGTAAAAACTATGAAAGGGCTTTACACAAACGTATTCGCAAAAAACTGAAAAGAATGACGGGGGTTGTATTTGATGCACAACTCTTTATTAATGCCCACGACTTTCAGGGAGAAAAGCGCTACATAGCCTATGTGCAAGACATATCTGAACAGGTAAAGAAAGAACTTGAGCTACGAAACATGCTTGATAGGGCACAACTTAAGAACGAGGAACTCAGGGTAAAAGAGATGGAAATGAGAAAGGGAAAGGAGGAGCTGCTAAAGTTCCAGAACAGAGTATTGGAGTTGGAAGAACAAATCAGAAAGATGGAAAGCTCCAAAAAGTAA